In the genome of Paenibacillus pabuli, one region contains:
- a CDS encoding DUF4023 family protein — MESTHDFVKKVNENAEKARHNKNNGKGTPTDKLPSKQHSTNK; from the coding sequence ATGGAGAGTACACATGATTTTGTAAAAAAAGTGAATGAGAATGCCGAAAAAGCACGTCATAACAAAAACAATGGCAAAGGTACGCCAACGGATAAACTGCCGTCGAAGCAGCACAGCACCAATAAGTAA
- a CDS encoding extracellular solute-binding protein, translated as MGRKIGKKLFTKMSSVLLASVLLVSVVGCSSGNSSETAEPSVSSDFNQEGLPIVNQPVTLKVLTVRWGNMGDTFTQNQWLKDLEKDSNVKIEWQVMSSNDWGEQKSIMLASGTLPDIILGDQVFSDSDIVNNLSYFRPLDEYIDSYMPNLKAAMEETPDMKKISTFPDGKIYSMPTRLPARPKSRNQPVINKAWLDKLGLKAPTTTEELYQVLKAFKEKDPNGNGKQDEIPYTETGLNVDFLNPFGITDINASSMIVQDGKPVFFPTTDAYKEALIYTHKLYSEGLIDQELFTQDNTMTSAKWQNADIPIVGFSNQWTPDAVFGKWSDQYEAIAPIAGPDGKRYQPGDPGGMNLARNELLITSSCTVPEVAARWADQFYSNEASIQNFWGAIGTVIEKNDDGTYTLMDPPAGTSADAWYWDQSLRDFGPKYVSPSFEEKIKLNPKAGDGLKLEIDQLGSADVTTPYPKVMYNAEEFQELPTLTTDIDGYVATMRAQWVTKGGIEEGWDAYIKKLNDMGLEQLLTIRNNAFERYMNVK; from the coding sequence ATGGGAAGAAAGATAGGCAAGAAATTATTTACTAAAATGAGCAGCGTGCTTCTCGCGTCAGTCCTGTTGGTCAGCGTTGTTGGCTGTAGTAGTGGAAATAGCAGTGAGACGGCGGAGCCATCGGTATCAAGCGATTTTAATCAGGAAGGACTTCCGATTGTCAATCAACCGGTCACACTCAAGGTACTGACAGTTCGCTGGGGAAATATGGGCGACACCTTTACTCAGAATCAATGGCTCAAGGATTTGGAGAAGGATTCCAATGTGAAAATTGAGTGGCAGGTCATGTCCTCCAATGACTGGGGTGAACAGAAGTCCATCATGCTTGCAAGTGGTACGCTTCCCGACATTATTCTGGGCGATCAGGTGTTCAGCGATTCGGACATTGTCAACAACCTGAGCTATTTCCGTCCATTGGATGAATACATTGACTCTTATATGCCCAACTTGAAGGCGGCTATGGAAGAGACGCCAGACATGAAGAAAATCAGCACGTTTCCTGATGGCAAAATCTATTCGATGCCAACCAGACTGCCTGCGCGTCCGAAGAGTCGGAACCAGCCTGTAATCAATAAGGCATGGCTTGATAAGCTGGGGCTGAAAGCACCAACGACAACAGAAGAACTGTATCAGGTATTGAAAGCGTTTAAGGAAAAAGATCCAAACGGAAATGGAAAACAGGACGAAATTCCGTACACAGAAACGGGTCTGAATGTGGATTTCCTCAATCCTTTCGGAATCACTGACATTAATGCCAGCAGTATGATTGTGCAGGACGGCAAACCGGTCTTCTTCCCAACGACCGACGCCTATAAAGAAGCTCTTATTTATACACACAAGCTGTATTCAGAAGGGTTGATTGATCAGGAACTGTTCACACAAGACAATACAATGACATCAGCCAAATGGCAAAATGCAGACATTCCAATTGTAGGTTTCAGCAACCAATGGACACCCGATGCGGTGTTTGGTAAGTGGAGCGACCAATACGAAGCAATTGCGCCTATTGCCGGACCGGATGGCAAACGCTATCAGCCAGGGGATCCTGGCGGCATGAATCTGGCCCGTAATGAACTGCTTATCACCAGTTCATGTACTGTTCCGGAAGTCGCGGCACGCTGGGCCGATCAGTTCTATTCCAACGAAGCCAGCATTCAGAATTTCTGGGGTGCGATCGGAACGGTAATTGAGAAAAATGATGATGGCACATACACACTGATGGACCCGCCGGCAGGCACCAGCGCCGATGCTTGGTACTGGGATCAATCCCTGCGTGATTTCGGACCCAAATATGTAAGCCCTTCCTTTGAAGAAAAAATTAAGCTTAATCCGAAGGCTGGTGACGGACTCAAGCTGGAAATCGATCAGTTGGGCAGCGCCGATGTTACGACACCTTATCCGAAGGTTATGTACAATGCAGAGGAGTTTCAGGAGCTGCCAACGCTGACAACGGATATTGACGGGTATGTAGCAACGATGCGTGCTCAGTGGGTAACCAAAGGCGGTATCGAAGAGGGCTGGGATGCTTATATCAAAAAACTGAATGATATGGGACTTGAACAGTTGCTGACCATCCGTAATAATGCCTTTGAGCGTTATATGAACGTCAAATAG
- a CDS encoding response regulator: MNALLVDDDYFVVMALEKKIDWKALGINTIFTAYNIAQAKEILQNHPVQILICDIEMPQGSGLELLAWVREESHNIQTIFLTNYADFNYAQKAIELQSFDYFLKPIEFDKLTLIIQKAVAKARDQQFIEKAIHEGELWQKNRSKLIEDSWRRLITGKAFPSGPADVSAFLIEQNLPYETTDLFLPILINLFPYEHTLGKTDKNLFDYACLNVMVERFQDILFSIEAITEIKDHNWMIILKWNGAPDAPLIESMCGSFIPEVNNYLKSDVCCSIGCSLPLGQIRHTINELLLMNEERIKHRNQTFLLENYNRPELNYIPPDLGLLEQLLNESRFQAFLDETGRYMHQLVREGVVGTAVLSLLRLDLVQLVYAQLKSKEIEVHKLYMGKTNDQLFMQSLHSIEDMQSYIAYLVNTAAEYLNVAEQPKSVVHEITDYIRTHYGEDLTRNNLGEMVYLNPDYLARLFKKEMGISLGHYVIRTRLVAARHLLETTAHSVHTIAGNVGYTNYSHFTKLFKQEMGCSPNEYRKKQREGSHETG; the protein is encoded by the coding sequence ATGAATGCATTGCTGGTTGATGATGATTATTTTGTAGTTATGGCTTTGGAAAAGAAAATTGATTGGAAAGCCCTGGGGATCAACACGATATTCACAGCCTACAATATAGCGCAGGCCAAAGAGATTTTGCAAAATCATCCCGTTCAGATTCTCATATGTGATATTGAGATGCCCCAGGGCAGCGGACTGGAATTACTCGCATGGGTCCGGGAGGAATCGCATAATATACAGACGATATTTCTGACCAACTATGCTGATTTCAACTATGCCCAGAAAGCCATCGAGCTGCAAAGCTTTGACTATTTTCTGAAACCTATTGAGTTTGACAAGTTGACTCTTATCATTCAAAAAGCGGTGGCCAAAGCCCGAGACCAGCAGTTCATTGAGAAAGCCATTCATGAGGGCGAACTGTGGCAGAAAAACCGGAGCAAATTAATTGAGGACAGCTGGCGCAGGCTAATCACCGGTAAAGCCTTTCCTTCCGGCCCGGCGGACGTCTCTGCCTTTTTGATTGAACAAAATCTGCCTTATGAAACAACTGATCTGTTTCTTCCTATTCTGATTAACCTGTTTCCGTATGAACATACGCTGGGAAAGACGGACAAGAACCTGTTCGATTACGCTTGTTTGAATGTGATGGTTGAACGGTTTCAGGACATTCTTTTCTCCATTGAAGCCATTACCGAGATTAAGGATCATAACTGGATGATTATTCTAAAATGGAACGGAGCGCCGGATGCACCGCTGATCGAATCCATGTGCGGTTCGTTCATTCCGGAGGTTAATAATTATCTGAAGTCGGATGTCTGCTGTAGTATCGGATGCTCTCTACCCCTGGGTCAGATTCGTCATACCATCAACGAGCTCTTACTTATGAATGAAGAGCGAATCAAACACCGCAATCAAACCTTTTTACTGGAAAACTATAATAGACCCGAGTTGAATTACATACCGCCTGACCTTGGACTACTGGAGCAATTGTTGAATGAAAGTCGCTTTCAGGCGTTTCTGGATGAAACGGGTCGTTACATGCATCAACTGGTCCGTGAAGGTGTGGTAGGCACCGCTGTTCTAAGTCTGTTGCGTCTTGATCTGGTGCAACTTGTGTATGCCCAATTGAAGAGTAAGGAGATCGAAGTGCACAAGCTGTATATGGGCAAAACCAATGATCAGTTGTTCATGCAATCTCTGCATTCTATTGAAGACATGCAATCCTATATTGCCTACCTGGTTAATACAGCTGCGGAATATCTGAATGTTGCCGAACAGCCCAAATCGGTTGTACATGAGATTACCGATTATATACGCACGCATTATGGAGAAGATTTAACGAGGAATAACCTGGGGGAGATGGTCTATCTGAATCCGGATTATCTGGCACGGCTGTTTAAGAAAGAGATGGGCATTTCACTGGGCCATTATGTCATCCGCACCCGTCTTGTGGCGGCCCGGCATCTACTGGAGACCACCGCACACTCGGTGCATACCATTGCTGGAAATGTCGGTTATACCAACTACTCTCACTTCACCAAACTGTTTAAGCAAGAGATGGGCTGCAGCCCCAATGAATATCGCAAGAAGCAAAGAGAAGGCTCTCATGAAACCGGATGA
- a CDS encoding extracellular solute-binding protein, whose amino-acid sequence MNMSFKKFSLLSLTMVLATTLAACSSGTGRAENEAQPNTQQDAGGPLTKYDPPIKLTSTMNETGKESLAEGDTHANNIWTRGYKDELGIDVTYDWIVPDANYNDKMNVTLASGDLPDVLKVSAVQFEQLHEAGMLEDLTEFYDKYASDLVKEFMSAEDGAGLKPVTKDGKIYAMVSFPGSLDSSDMIWIRQDWLKKVGLEEPKSMQDVIKIAEAFTFEDPDGNGKNDTYGIALNKDLPINAFLLGYHGYLETWIKDASGQVVNGTIQPEVKEGLRELQNLYSKGVIDPEFGVKDFTKMMEDVNAGKSGMFFLPQWAPFQVSSMIKKDKNVDWLPYPVQSIDDQPAKTQNHLSLGGIFAVRKGYEHPEALIKLLNFQAEKMFGESAKEERAAYLNGLTGLGFHNATVSNLPANKNVKAQDEVEQALKTGDTSGLELEAKLFYDDIMDYRNGNLDKWHMERIFGLESSQGVIKYYRDNDLIVMNEFIYAPTRTMNTKQATLDKLRAETFLKIIYGNLSIDEFDNFVANWKKLGGDQITQEVNDVINANK is encoded by the coding sequence ATGAACATGTCATTCAAGAAATTCTCATTGTTATCGTTAACCATGGTTCTGGCAACTACGCTTGCAGCCTGTTCATCGGGTACGGGTCGTGCTGAGAATGAAGCCCAACCGAACACACAGCAGGATGCGGGAGGTCCGCTTACGAAATATGATCCACCCATCAAACTAACATCAACCATGAATGAAACCGGAAAAGAATCGCTTGCCGAAGGCGATACACACGCCAATAATATTTGGACCAGAGGATACAAGGATGAGTTGGGGATCGATGTCACCTACGACTGGATTGTCCCGGATGCCAATTATAATGACAAAATGAATGTCACCCTGGCGAGTGGCGATTTGCCGGACGTATTAAAAGTGAGTGCTGTGCAGTTTGAACAGCTGCATGAAGCGGGGATGCTGGAAGACTTGACCGAATTCTATGATAAGTATGCATCCGATCTCGTTAAGGAATTTATGTCTGCTGAGGACGGAGCAGGTTTGAAGCCAGTAACCAAGGATGGCAAGATATACGCGATGGTCAGTTTCCCGGGCTCGCTGGATTCCTCGGACATGATCTGGATTCGCCAGGATTGGTTGAAGAAGGTCGGGCTTGAAGAGCCAAAATCAATGCAGGATGTGATCAAGATTGCAGAAGCCTTCACCTTTGAAGATCCGGACGGAAATGGCAAAAATGATACGTATGGTATTGCACTCAACAAGGATTTGCCCATTAATGCGTTCCTGCTTGGTTATCATGGTTATCTCGAAACCTGGATCAAGGATGCCTCGGGTCAGGTTGTCAATGGAACCATTCAGCCTGAGGTGAAGGAAGGCTTACGCGAACTGCAAAATCTGTATTCAAAGGGAGTAATTGACCCTGAGTTTGGCGTTAAGGATTTTACAAAAATGATGGAAGATGTGAATGCAGGCAAGTCAGGCATGTTCTTCCTGCCGCAATGGGCACCATTTCAGGTTAGCAGCATGATCAAGAAAGATAAAAACGTGGACTGGCTGCCTTATCCGGTTCAATCCATCGACGATCAGCCTGCCAAAACGCAGAATCACCTAAGCTTGGGCGGCATATTTGCCGTTCGTAAAGGGTATGAGCATCCGGAAGCGTTAATCAAGCTGCTGAACTTCCAGGCAGAGAAAATGTTTGGGGAATCTGCCAAGGAAGAGCGTGCTGCGTATTTGAACGGCTTGACCGGACTTGGTTTTCATAATGCGACCGTATCCAATTTGCCTGCCAACAAAAACGTGAAGGCACAGGATGAAGTTGAGCAGGCACTCAAAACGGGAGATACCTCCGGATTGGAGCTTGAAGCGAAGCTGTTCTACGATGATATTATGGATTACCGCAATGGAAACTTGGATAAGTGGCATATGGAACGTATTTTTGGACTGGAAAGCTCGCAGGGCGTCATTAAATATTATCGGGATAACGACCTCATTGTCATGAATGAATTCATCTACGCTCCAACGAGAACCATGAACACCAAACAGGCAACCCTGGATAAATTACGTGCTGAGACGTTTCTGAAAATCATCTATGGCAACCTGTCTATTGACGAGTTTGATAACTTTGTTGCCAATTGGAAAAAACTTGGTGGTGACCAGATCACTCAGGAAGTGAACGACGTCATTAACGCGAATAAGTAA
- a CDS encoding sensor histidine kinase — MANLNTIKPYPIRHYIRMMFVISFVVLILDLVISIASISMVKQQSTQYLQDAADLYINRINHDFAYINHFMGWTLANDENLDNMNTYGVNSIPFLKANEKLHLLFAELQRNYGQSYNFFYYLENSEYFLNCAPISISYSDYSEVKKQIITLTRDKGVYEKFYSHWTPIHVNGTSYLINIVPYYNRYLVALISADELIAPLQQINLGANGYASLVDENGMQLSGPAGGDHIPEKRHSFLDLFQSHNIVSSDFSNAAFSVHMAIKFGAFEKIMVAQLLIMLLFLIVTSTLSAIIMFFRRNLLVPIQRFSKNLARINEGDEATDFKSSRIMELEQVNAQFKELVSQIKRFKIDRYEQELEKQKIRLDYMKLQIKPHFFLNCLTSMYSMAQMQMYEEIESMALATSRYFRYIFQSGENFVLLENEIEHVRTFLDIQKSRYRDAFSYRIEQPEVITGIAVPPLVIQTFIENAVKYGVSRDRELCITLSVTEQRQENGDYVLIRISDTGPGFSPDVLDALMRGEALEQTGGNRIGIMNTIQRLELLYRDEANITFANDAEGAMITLSLPKMILNSDTPGEVTNHECIAG, encoded by the coding sequence ATGGCAAACCTGAACACCATCAAACCCTACCCCATCCGACATTATATCCGCATGATGTTCGTCATTTCTTTTGTTGTGCTCATCTTGGATCTTGTGATCAGCATTGCGTCCATTTCCATGGTCAAACAGCAATCCACCCAATACTTGCAGGATGCAGCCGATCTGTACATCAATCGCATTAATCACGATTTTGCGTACATTAATCATTTCATGGGGTGGACACTGGCCAATGACGAAAATCTCGACAACATGAATACATATGGCGTGAACAGTATTCCGTTCCTAAAAGCCAACGAGAAACTGCATTTGCTCTTTGCCGAACTACAGCGAAACTACGGGCAGTCGTACAATTTCTTTTATTATTTGGAGAATAGTGAATATTTCCTCAACTGCGCACCAATAAGCATCTCCTATTCGGATTATTCAGAAGTGAAAAAACAGATCATTACGCTGACCCGTGATAAAGGTGTATATGAGAAGTTCTATTCCCATTGGACACCCATTCACGTGAACGGCACTTCTTATCTTATCAATATTGTGCCGTACTACAACCGTTATCTTGTTGCCTTGATATCCGCAGATGAACTGATCGCCCCTCTTCAGCAGATTAATCTGGGTGCCAACGGGTACGCCTCTCTGGTAGACGAGAATGGAATGCAACTTTCCGGACCTGCTGGCGGGGATCACATACCGGAAAAGAGACATTCATTTCTCGATCTGTTTCAGTCTCATAACATTGTCAGCAGCGACTTCTCCAATGCGGCATTCAGCGTGCATATGGCCATCAAGTTTGGCGCATTCGAGAAAATCATGGTAGCCCAGCTGCTCATTATGCTGCTATTTCTGATCGTGACCTCCACGTTAAGTGCAATCATCATGTTTTTCAGGAGAAATCTGCTTGTTCCCATTCAGCGATTCTCCAAAAATCTGGCGCGTATTAACGAAGGGGATGAAGCGACAGACTTCAAGAGCAGCCGAATTATGGAACTGGAGCAGGTTAATGCACAGTTTAAAGAACTGGTAAGCCAGATTAAACGGTTCAAGATCGATCGCTACGAGCAGGAATTGGAGAAACAAAAAATTCGATTGGATTATATGAAATTGCAGATTAAGCCCCACTTTTTCCTGAATTGTCTAACGAGCATGTACAGTATGGCACAGATGCAGATGTACGAGGAAATTGAGAGTATGGCCCTGGCAACCTCCCGTTATTTCCGATATATCTTTCAAAGTGGAGAGAATTTCGTTCTTCTGGAGAATGAGATTGAACATGTAAGAACGTTCCTGGACATCCAGAAGTCGCGTTACCGCGACGCTTTTTCCTATCGAATCGAACAGCCTGAGGTCATCACGGGCATCGCCGTGCCACCACTCGTCATTCAGACATTCATCGAAAATGCCGTTAAATATGGAGTCTCCCGGGACCGGGAATTATGTATTACGTTATCCGTGACGGAACAACGACAGGAAAATGGAGATTATGTGCTCATCCGAATTTCAGATACAGGTCCAGGCTTTAGCCCGGATGTTCTTGATGCTCTGATGCGTGGAGAAGCACTGGAGCAAACAGGCGGTAACCGGATTGGCATTATGAATACCATCCAACGTCTGGAGTTGTTATATCGGGATGAAGCAAATATTACGTTTGCAAACGACGCAGAGGGCGCCATGATCACGCTTTCCTTGCCTAAAATGATACTGAATTCAGATACTCCGGGAGAGGTGACAAACCATGAATGCATTGCTGGTTGA
- a CDS encoding carbohydrate ABC transporter permease: MTRTPRAKRRSRVTVAEVVLYAFAVLFLIAIIYPIYFIVIASFSDPSSVANGQVWVFPKGFTLEGYKELLRHENIWIGYRNTILYTVVGTLIGLVVNISAAYALSRKDLVGRKFFSLFFIFTMFFSGGLIPTFLTIRDFHLYNTFLVMVLPFSVVVFDMIVARTFFQTSIPGDLWEAAQIDGCGNLRYFVLIVLPLSKAIIAVLGLWIAVGYWNSYFNALIYLKDPNLYPLQLILRNILITNQMQSGMGTGEAAQVALRLANLMRYSVIIIATIPIMCVYPFIQKYFNQGVMIGAVKE; encoded by the coding sequence ATGACCAGAACTCCCCGTGCAAAACGTCGATCACGTGTTACGGTTGCAGAAGTCGTACTGTATGCCTTTGCAGTTCTTTTTCTGATTGCTATCATTTATCCGATCTATTTTATTGTCATTGCCTCGTTCAGTGATCCTTCATCTGTGGCTAACGGACAGGTGTGGGTTTTCCCCAAAGGCTTTACGCTGGAAGGGTATAAGGAACTGCTGCGGCACGAGAACATCTGGATCGGATATCGAAATACCATTCTGTATACGGTGGTGGGAACACTTATCGGGCTTGTCGTTAATATTTCGGCGGCTTATGCGTTATCGAGAAAAGATCTGGTCGGACGTAAATTTTTCTCACTGTTCTTTATCTTTACAATGTTCTTCAGCGGGGGATTGATCCCAACGTTTCTGACGATTCGCGACTTCCATCTCTATAACACGTTCCTCGTGATGGTGCTTCCGTTCTCCGTCGTGGTTTTCGACATGATCGTCGCCCGGACATTTTTCCAGACCAGCATCCCGGGAGATTTATGGGAAGCTGCCCAGATCGATGGCTGTGGTAACCTGCGATATTTCGTACTGATCGTATTACCATTGTCCAAAGCAATCATCGCGGTCCTCGGACTTTGGATTGCTGTAGGCTATTGGAATTCATATTTTAACGCCTTGATTTATCTAAAAGATCCAAATCTGTATCCGCTGCAGTTGATTCTGCGCAATATCCTCATCACAAATCAGATGCAGTCCGGCATGGGTACAGGAGAAGCGGCACAAGTAGCCCTGCGTCTTGCCAATTTGATGAGGTATTCCGTTATTATTATCGCTACAATTCCGATCATGTGTGTGTATCCGTTCATCCAAAAGTATTTCAATCAGGGGGTGATGATCGGCGCAGTGAAAGAATAA
- a CDS encoding MFS transporter, whose amino-acid sequence MNKKVYVLAIAAFVVGTVELILGGILDLIATDLHLTLAKAGYLISIFSLVYALSAPVLLNMTARFERKKVYMCTLFVFLVSNLISAFSANFYMLLAGRALGAATGSLIFVLSLTLAARIVEPQYKGRAVGIITMGGSASLILGVPLGIFVGNLAGWREVFMLIAILTAVVMVAIGIAMDRVQPIPAVPLKKQLAALWNPKMLAIHSTTLLVLAGHLTLYAYFTPFLQEALGASSTMVTFIYMMFGIAAVAGGGIGGILSDRLHPAKAIVIVLIPFIVSMAVIPFSTGLPLIAFLILLSIWSALSWTVTPVQNSLIIRTSPATAETLISTNSGIAHAGIALGTYIGGVVIDHSSIMYTGWVGSVLILMGLLSAVYAISRKQQTVQRSDKALV is encoded by the coding sequence ATGAATAAAAAAGTATATGTCCTGGCTATCGCGGCATTTGTAGTGGGTACCGTTGAACTCATTTTAGGCGGCATTTTGGACTTGATTGCAACAGATCTTCATCTGACCTTGGCCAAAGCTGGGTATTTAATCTCCATTTTCTCACTTGTCTATGCGTTATCTGCGCCTGTTTTGTTAAATATGACAGCCCGATTCGAGCGTAAAAAAGTATATATGTGCACGTTATTCGTTTTCCTGGTCAGCAATCTGATCTCTGCATTTAGTGCCAACTTCTATATGCTTTTGGCAGGCAGAGCTCTGGGAGCCGCAACGGGCTCATTGATTTTTGTTTTGTCACTGACGCTCGCAGCTCGGATTGTGGAACCTCAGTATAAAGGCCGTGCCGTTGGGATCATCACGATGGGAGGAAGTGCATCTCTGATTTTGGGTGTACCGCTTGGAATCTTCGTCGGTAATCTCGCGGGATGGCGTGAAGTGTTTATGTTGATCGCGATTTTGACTGCAGTGGTCATGGTTGCTATTGGCATTGCCATGGATCGAGTGCAGCCGATTCCGGCAGTACCTTTGAAGAAGCAGCTTGCTGCCCTCTGGAATCCGAAAATGTTGGCAATTCATAGTACAACATTACTTGTGCTGGCAGGGCATTTGACGTTATATGCGTATTTCACACCATTCCTCCAGGAAGCGCTGGGAGCCAGTTCAACGATGGTCACCTTTATTTATATGATGTTTGGTATCGCTGCTGTGGCAGGCGGCGGCATCGGGGGCATTTTATCAGATCGTTTGCATCCGGCCAAAGCCATTGTCATTGTGCTGATTCCTTTTATCGTGAGTATGGCAGTTATTCCATTTAGTACGGGCTTGCCTTTGATTGCATTCTTGATCCTGCTAAGTATCTGGAGTGCGCTGAGCTGGACGGTTACCCCGGTACAAAATAGCCTGATCATCCGAACTTCACCAGCAACGGCTGAAACGTTAATTAGCACCAATTCAGGCATTGCACACGCTGGTATTGCTCTGGGAACTTATATTGGCGGAGTGGTAATCGATCACTCATCCATTATGTATACAGGATGGGTTGGATCGGTTCTGATCCTGATGGGTCTGCTGTCAGCTGTTTATGCCATTAGTCGCAAGCAACAAACTGTTCAGCGGTCGGATAAAGCTTTAGTTTAA
- a CDS encoding ABC transporter permease: protein MRTNALYIGRTLERIRRNWGLYVLLFPAVVLTLLFAYKPMYGVLIAFKDYSPAMGIGDSPWAGFKYFEKFFHSYQFTNTIRNTLVISLYSLATFPIPIMLALLVNQMRAGRFKRFFQTVSYMPHFISTVVMVGLMLILFSPSTGLVGNMYQLFGAQAPDLMGSSALFSSVYVWSDVWQHVGWDSIIYIAALSAVDPSLYEAATVDGASRWHKVRYIDIPMLLPTAITLLILRVGGLLGVGFEKVYLMQNDLNILSSEILSTYVYKIGLLSSQYSFSSAINLFNTVINFILLILVNQLSKKYSENSLW, encoded by the coding sequence ATGAGGACCAATGCACTTTATATCGGAAGAACGTTGGAGAGAATCAGGCGAAACTGGGGCCTTTACGTTTTGCTTTTTCCAGCAGTTGTTTTAACACTATTATTTGCTTACAAGCCGATGTACGGCGTTTTAATCGCCTTTAAGGACTATAGTCCGGCGATGGGGATCGGAGACAGCCCTTGGGCTGGATTCAAATACTTTGAGAAATTCTTTCATTCCTATCAATTCACCAATACGATACGTAACACACTTGTGATCAGTCTGTACAGCTTGGCTACTTTTCCGATCCCAATTATGCTTGCACTACTGGTGAACCAGATGAGAGCAGGGAGGTTCAAGAGGTTTTTTCAGACAGTCTCCTATATGCCTCACTTTATTTCAACGGTAGTTATGGTCGGATTAATGCTAATCCTGTTCTCGCCAAGTACAGGACTTGTAGGCAATATGTATCAGCTATTTGGAGCACAAGCACCGGACTTAATGGGTTCATCAGCTCTGTTCAGCAGTGTGTATGTATGGTCTGATGTGTGGCAGCATGTCGGTTGGGACAGCATTATCTATATTGCCGCCCTGTCTGCCGTAGACCCAAGCCTTTATGAAGCGGCCACGGTTGATGGAGCAAGTCGCTGGCACAAGGTGCGTTATATTGATATTCCGATGCTGCTGCCAACTGCAATCACGCTTCTTATTCTGCGGGTAGGCGGATTACTCGGCGTAGGCTTTGAAAAGGTTTATCTGATGCAGAACGACCTGAACATTCTCTCAAGTGAGATTCTGTCTACTTATGTATACAAAATCGGGTTATTGAGCAGCCAATACAGCTTTTCCTCAGCGATCAACCTGTTTAATACGGTCATCAATTTCATTTTGCTTATTCTGGTCAATCAGTTATCCAAGAAATACAGTGAAAACAGTCTATGGTAG
- a CDS encoding TrmB family transcriptional regulator, with protein MLQKFGFTQYESQVYEAIFAQDAPLDATSIVNYSNVPKAKIYEVLNRLIDKGTVLTTMHGKKKLYMAVDLQSIILKIRADFEKDIEELKTYKIKRTFTDEHIWTLKDASSIASNIEQLIEEADSSILFLAWNEQMEKYRELLEKKEAQGVHVEVLAVGGLQTSLTHKYSLIPMLEDNKLEPSQLIIVDHEYLLFAGIEHDSWKAIKTTSKPIVKALTDYFYHDVALTQITKKFGDHLLQDEEIARLLARLIY; from the coding sequence ATGTTGCAGAAATTCGGTTTTACTCAATATGAAAGTCAGGTGTATGAGGCCATCTTTGCGCAGGATGCGCCGCTTGATGCCACATCCATTGTTAATTACTCTAATGTACCCAAGGCCAAGATATACGAAGTGCTTAATCGGCTAATTGATAAGGGAACGGTCCTAACCACTATGCATGGGAAGAAAAAGTTGTACATGGCGGTTGATCTTCAGTCCATTATCCTCAAAATAAGAGCCGACTTTGAGAAGGATATTGAAGAATTAAAGACATATAAAATTAAACGTACATTTACAGATGAACATATATGGACGTTGAAGGATGCGTCATCCATTGCATCGAATATAGAACAGCTTATTGAAGAAGCGGATTCATCTATCCTTTTTCTGGCGTGGAACGAGCAAATGGAGAAATACCGGGAACTTCTGGAGAAGAAAGAGGCTCAAGGTGTACATGTTGAGGTTTTAGCTGTAGGGGGATTGCAGACGTCATTAACCCATAAGTATTCGTTAATACCCATGCTGGAGGACAACAAGCTTGAGCCTTCGCAACTAATTATTGTTGACCATGAATATCTTTTGTTTGCAGGTATCGAGCATGATTCTTGGAAGGCCATCAAGACAACGTCCAAGCCAATTGTGAAAGCTTTAACGGATTATTTCTATCATGATGTCGCGCTTACCCAAATCACCAAAAAATTCGGTGATCATCTGCTTCAGGACGAAGAAATTGCACGTTTGCTGGCAAGATTAATTTATTAA